A genomic region of Metopolophium dirhodum isolate CAU chromosome 1, ASM1992520v1, whole genome shotgun sequence contains the following coding sequences:
- the LOC132933224 gene encoding uncharacterized protein LOC132933224 has protein sequence MDDSYLDVGVDYVDECKITQNHNHSFTSYSNMSLSNNDEIRISVLNMDAYTLPCESYIYIEGRVNKPADAVGDVRFSNNGLAFLFSEMRYEINGIEIQKLKTPGVASCLKAYCSYTPNDLNTLENAAWDSAMDGEYNKNVMSNNVFTGCIPLKHLFGFCEDYKKILLNCNQQLILNRAYTDLDEIHVVGTGATKAVSKNRKITIELTRVVWKMPIIRVSDKEKLRLIKVVDSCKTLSCAFRTWDLCEYPILPRNTSHSWTVKSSNLLEKPRFVLFGLQTDRKKNIEIDAGCFDHCQLKNLKVHLNSKVYPYEDFRADFKNNITSILYNAYADFQKSYYEKEYSEPLLSKHIFQNYSPIIVVDLSCQNDNDKSSTVGLRIEFETDTVIPEITTAYCLILHDQIINYSPFSGEFRKL, from the coding sequence atggacgACTCGTATTTAGACGTTGGGGTCGACTATGTCGATGagtgtaaaataacacaaaatcatAATCATTCGTTCACTTCATACTCAAACATGTCTTTATCAAATAACGATGAAATTAGGATAAGTGTTTTAAATATGGATGCATACACTCTACCATGTGaaagctatatttatatagaggGGAGAGTAAATAAACCGGCCGATGCAGTGGGAGATgtacgtttttcaaataatggatTGGCATTTTTATTCTCCGAAATGCGCTATGAAATAAACGgaatagaaattcaaaaattaaaaacacctgGAGTTGCATCTTGCTTGAAAGCATATTGTTCATATACTCCAAACGATTTGAATACGTTGGAGAACGCTGCTTGGGACTCGGCGATGGAtggtgaatataataaaaatgttatgagcAACAATGTATTTACCGGGTGTATCCCTCTAAAACATTTATTCGGATTTTGTgaagactataaaaaaatattacttaattgtaATCAACAGCTGATTTTAAATCGCGCATATACCGACCTGGATGAGATACACGTTGTTGGCACGGGCGCAACCAAAGCagtttcaaaaaatagaaaaattacaattgaacTTACTAGGGTGGTGTGGAAGATGCCTATTATCAGAGTTagtgataaagaaaaattaaggttgATAAAAGTGGTAGATTCATGTAAAACACTATCATGTGCGTTCAGAACCTGGGATCTCTGCGAATATCCTATTCTTCCTAGAAATACCTCACATTCGTGGACGGTTAAGTCCAGCAACTTGTTAGAAAAACCGAGGTTTGTGTTATTCGGATTACAAacagatcgaaaaaaaaatattgaaatagacGCTGGATGCTTTGATCACTGtcaactaaaaaatcttaaggTTCACTTAAATTCTAAAGTGTATCCATATGAAGACTTTCGtgctgattttaaaaataatataactagtatactgtataatgcCTATGCAGActttcaaaaatcatattatgagaAAGAGTATAGTGAACCTttattatcaaaacatatttttcaaaactattcaCCAATCATCGTTGTTGATTTATCGTGTCAAAACGACAATGATAAATCGTCAACCGTAGGCCTGCGTATTGAATTTGAAACTGATACAGTTATTCCGGAAATAACTACAGCGTATTGCTTAATATTACATGaccagattataaattatagcccGTTTAGTGGCGaatttagaaaattgtaa